In Ornithorhynchus anatinus isolate Pmale09 chromosome 17, mOrnAna1.pri.v4, whole genome shotgun sequence, the following proteins share a genomic window:
- the LOC100093116 gene encoding C-type lectin domain family 2 member D-like isoform X1, whose product MGAGQEHLSSAPTGTLLQAGEAGKTGKTGNAGRARSKRRPQLRNPEDTGNWPLTKLLGNVKPVCIHLLALVITLLAFLVIALCCMLAIEKAKPLPEFPIAAPCPDDWIGFREKCYYFSEDTRNWTSSQSFCSSRSASLTGIDTQREMDLLLRHKGPSDHWIGLSREPGQDWKWTNGTKFTGWFEVKGRGECAYLNDERVSSARSYTDRRWICSKPGFYAQRRKNASKDHPQNSQIE is encoded by the exons ATGGGAGCGGGACAGGAACATCTGAGCTCCGCACCCACAGGGACGCTGCTCCAGGCGGGAGAGGCCGGGAAAACTGGGAAAACCGGGAATGCCGGGCGTGCACGAAGCAAAAGGCGGCCGCAGCTAAGGAACCCGGAGGACACGG GTAACTGGCCACTGACAAAACTTCTTGGAAATGTTAAACCAGTTTGTATTCATCTGTTAGCTCTGGTTATCACACTTCTGGCCTTCTTGGTGATTGCTCTGTGCTGCATGTTGGCAA TAGAAAAAGCCAAGcctctcccagaattccctaTAGCTGCTCCTTGCCCAGATGACTGGATTGGATTCCGAGAGAAATGTTACTATTTTTCTGAAGACACGAGGAATTGGACATCTAGCCAGAGCTTCTGTTCCTCCCGCTCTGCCTCTCTCACTGGGATTGACACTCAGCGGGAAATG GACCTGTTGTTGCGACACAAAGGTCCCTCTGACCACTGGATCGGACTGAGCAGGGAACCGGGCCAGGACTGGAAATGGACAAACGGCACAAAGTTCACCGGCTG GTTTGAAgttaaaggaagaggagaatgtgCTTATCTAAATGATGAAAGAGTTAGCAGTGCCAGAAGCTACACAGACAGAAGATGGATCTGTAGCAAACCTGGCTTTTATGCCCAGAGGAGAAAAAATGCTTCCAAGGATCACCCACAGAACTCCCAAATTGAATAG
- the LOC100093116 gene encoding C-type lectin domain family 2 member D-like isoform X2 has translation MGAGQEHLSSAPTGTLLQAGEAGKTGKTGNAGRARSKRRPQLRNPEDTVEKAKPLPEFPIAAPCPDDWIGFREKCYYFSEDTRNWTSSQSFCSSRSASLTGIDTQREMDLLLRHKGPSDHWIGLSREPGQDWKWTNGTKFTGWFEVKGRGECAYLNDERVSSARSYTDRRWICSKPGFYAQRRKNASKDHPQNSQIE, from the exons ATGGGAGCGGGACAGGAACATCTGAGCTCCGCACCCACAGGGACGCTGCTCCAGGCGGGAGAGGCCGGGAAAACTGGGAAAACCGGGAATGCCGGGCGTGCACGAAGCAAAAGGCGGCCGCAGCTAAGGAACCCGGAGGACACGG TAGAAAAAGCCAAGcctctcccagaattccctaTAGCTGCTCCTTGCCCAGATGACTGGATTGGATTCCGAGAGAAATGTTACTATTTTTCTGAAGACACGAGGAATTGGACATCTAGCCAGAGCTTCTGTTCCTCCCGCTCTGCCTCTCTCACTGGGATTGACACTCAGCGGGAAATG GACCTGTTGTTGCGACACAAAGGTCCCTCTGACCACTGGATCGGACTGAGCAGGGAACCGGGCCAGGACTGGAAATGGACAAACGGCACAAAGTTCACCGGCTG GTTTGAAgttaaaggaagaggagaatgtgCTTATCTAAATGATGAAAGAGTTAGCAGTGCCAGAAGCTACACAGACAGAAGATGGATCTGTAGCAAACCTGGCTTTTATGCCCAGAGGAGAAAAAATGCTTCCAAGGATCACCCACAGAACTCCCAAATTGAATAG